A genomic region of Methanobacterium sp. SMA-27 contains the following coding sequences:
- a CDS encoding Dam family site-specific DNA-(adenine-N6)-methyltransferase, which translates to MNKNISSAKPFLKWAGGKNQLLNELNNRLPPYLKETRAVERYVEPFVGGGAMFFNLKKYYKVKESILLDINRELVMAYQVIKNDHKILIDILNDIEENHLKKDEIARKENYYRIRDIYNSEVENFDYENYNYQWIERTSYFIFMNKTCFNGLFRQNKNGKFNVPFGLYKNPKICDKTNINLVNQALSDTEIICSDFVNSDKYIVEGTFVYFDPPYRPLSKTSNFTSYSKEGFTDFDQLKLATFFKKMDQKGAYLMLSNSDPKNEDLTDKFFDNLYSEFNIDIVYAKRNINRDSSGRGTINELIVRNF; encoded by the coding sequence ATGAATAAAAATATCTCTAGTGCAAAACCATTCTTAAAATGGGCTGGTGGGAAGAATCAACTCCTAAACGAACTTAATAATAGATTGCCTCCGTATTTAAAGGAGACAAGGGCTGTAGAAAGATATGTGGAGCCATTCGTTGGTGGAGGTGCAATGTTCTTTAACCTTAAAAAGTATTACAAAGTCAAGGAATCTATTCTTTTAGACATTAACAGAGAACTTGTAATGGCTTATCAAGTAATTAAAAATGATCATAAAATATTGATAGATATATTGAATGATATTGAAGAAAACCATTTAAAAAAAGATGAAATTGCACGTAAAGAGAATTACTACCGAATCAGGGATATTTATAACTCAGAAGTAGAAAATTTTGATTATGAAAATTACAATTATCAATGGATTGAAAGAACCAGCTACTTTATATTTATGAATAAAACTTGTTTCAATGGGTTATTCCGCCAAAATAAGAATGGAAAATTCAATGTGCCATTTGGACTGTATAAAAATCCAAAAATATGTGATAAAACCAATATAAATTTGGTTAACCAAGCTCTTAGTGATACCGAAATAATATGCTCTGATTTCGTAAATTCTGATAAATACATTGTGGAAGGTACATTTGTTTACTTTGATCCTCCTTATAGGCCCCTAAGTAAAACATCCAATTTTACATCGTATTCTAAAGAAGGATTTACAGATTTTGATCAGTTAAAGCTCGCTACATTTTTTAAAAAAATGGATCAGAAGGGTGCATATTTGATGTTAAGTAATTCTGACCCAAAAAATGAAGATTTAACAGATAAATTTTTCGATAATTTATACAGCGAATTTAATATTGATATTGTTTATGCAAAAAGAAATATTAATCGAGATTCCTCTGGTAGGGGAACTATCAATGAGTTAATTGTAAGGAATTTTTAA
- the hdrB gene encoding CoB--CoM heterodisulfide reductase subunit B, with amino-acid sequence MAFAYFLGCIMNNRYPGIEKATRVMFDKLDIELNDMEGASCCPAPGVFGSFDKTTWAAIAARNITIAEDMNSDIMTECNGCFGSMFETNHLLKEDEEMKDKINGVLAEAGREFKGEVNVRHFAEILYKDVGLDKLTEAVTTPLNLNVAVHYGCHFLKPSAEINIDNPHKPTILDELVEVTGAKSVDYRDKMMCCGAGGGLRSRDIDVTLDYTKEKLDNMTDAGVDAIVNVCPFCHLQFDVGQTEVNKKYGTDFKIPVFHLAQLYGLAMGLKREDLTVDAHITSTDPALKKLDEITGGE; translated from the coding sequence ATGGCATTTGCATATTTCTTAGGATGTATAATGAACAACAGATACCCTGGAATTGAAAAAGCAACTAGGGTAATGTTTGACAAACTAGATATTGAGCTCAACGATATGGAAGGAGCATCCTGCTGCCCTGCACCAGGTGTTTTCGGATCATTCGATAAAACAACATGGGCTGCAATAGCTGCAAGAAACATAACCATAGCTGAAGACATGAACTCAGATATCATGACAGAATGTAACGGTTGCTTTGGATCAATGTTTGAAACCAACCATCTCCTCAAAGAAGACGAAGAGATGAAAGACAAAATCAACGGAGTTCTAGCTGAAGCTGGAAGAGAATTCAAAGGAGAAGTAAATGTTAGACACTTCGCAGAAATTCTCTACAAGGATGTTGGACTTGATAAACTTACAGAAGCTGTTACAACACCATTAAATCTTAACGTAGCAGTTCACTATGGCTGCCACTTCCTTAAACCAAGTGCTGAAATCAACATTGACAACCCACATAAACCAACAATCCTTGACGAACTCGTTGAGGTAACAGGTGCAAAGTCAGTTGACTACAGAGACAAAATGATGTGCTGTGGTGCAGGTGGAGGTCTAAGATCACGTGATATAGATGTCACCCTAGACTACACCAAGGAAAAACTCGACAACATGACAGATGCAGGAGTAGATGCAATAGTAAATGTGTGCCCATTCTGCCATCTCCAGTTCGATGTAGGACAAACAGAAGTTAACAAGAAGTACGGAACAGACTTCAAAATTCCAGTGTTCCACCTTGCTCAGCTCTACGGGCTTGCAATGGGATTAAAACGAGAAGATCTAACTGTCGATGCTCATATAACCAGCACAGACCCAGCTCTTAAAAAACTCGATGAGATCACTGGAGGAGAATAA
- a CDS encoding archaeosine tRNA-ribosyltransferase — translation MMEIKMHDGPARLGKYSGIETPAIIDVEKSLKILKDEPMPYNVPKKLASWSVNCTVENARLSDENGVGVVHGSRYPDLRVQCAKELEDLGNTVLMIANPEELMKRSRDLVEILVMIRENINPNTMIYFPLAEPSFIPFLAYMGVDLFDNTSGMFYASLNTLLTPSMRYDLEKYKIFDMNHDELIDYNTKTMEFSIKEVQEHIKNGTLRNLVEERSCSSPEAMTALRILDRDHSDFIDKYTQLY, via the coding sequence ATGATGGAAATAAAAATGCACGATGGACCAGCTAGACTTGGTAAATACTCTGGAATAGAAACACCAGCAATAATTGATGTAGAAAAATCATTGAAAATATTAAAAGATGAACCAATGCCATATAATGTTCCAAAAAAACTTGCATCATGGTCTGTAAATTGTACTGTAGAAAATGCTAGATTAAGTGATGAAAATGGTGTGGGTGTTGTACATGGCTCAAGATATCCTGATTTGAGGGTTCAATGTGCCAAAGAATTGGAAGATCTTGGCAATACTGTTTTAATGATTGCAAATCCCGAAGAATTAATGAAAAGATCCAGAGATCTTGTAGAGATCTTGGTTATGATACGTGAGAACATCAATCCAAATACAATGATTTATTTTCCGCTAGCAGAACCATCTTTCATACCATTTCTGGCATATATGGGGGTTGATCTCTTTGATAATACTTCAGGAATGTTTTATGCTAGTTTAAATACCTTGTTAACTCCTTCAATGAGATATGACCTTGAAAAATATAAGATATTTGACATGAACCATGATGAACTTATAGATTATAATACAAAAACAATGGAATTCTCAATCAAGGAAGTACAGGAACATATCAAAAATGGTACTCTAAGAAATCTAGTTGAAGAACGGAGCTGCTCCTCACCAGAGGCAATGACTGCTTTAAGGATACTCGACAGAGACCATTCAGATTTCATTGATAAATACACACAGCTTTACTAA
- the dph5 gene encoding diphthine synthase: MFYFIGLGLYDEKDISVKGVEALKKVEAVYAEFYTAKLFGGSISSLEEIIGNEIKILTREEVEEENLPLKEAKIKDVAFLSAGDPLIATTHSEMLIEAKRAGIKTTVIHSSSILSAAPGIAGLQAYKFGKVTTIPFTEENYFPHSPYLAIKANMDSKLHTLVLLDIRAHENRYMTANQGMEYLLQAETDKELKIATEETVIVVVARAGSVNPLVRADKIKNLINSDFGGPLHCLMIPGDLHFMEAEALVELADAPKELFEDLI, from the coding sequence ATGTTTTACTTTATTGGTCTAGGACTTTACGATGAAAAGGATATATCAGTCAAGGGTGTAGAAGCACTTAAAAAGGTTGAAGCAGTTTACGCAGAATTTTACACAGCAAAACTATTTGGGGGAAGTATCAGCTCACTTGAGGAAATTATTGGGAATGAAATAAAAATATTAACCCGAGAAGAAGTTGAAGAGGAGAATCTCCCTTTGAAAGAGGCAAAAATAAAAGATGTTGCATTTTTAAGTGCAGGAGATCCTTTAATTGCAACAACTCACTCTGAAATGTTAATAGAAGCGAAAAGAGCAGGGATAAAAACTACAGTTATTCATTCTTCTTCAATTCTTTCTGCTGCACCAGGAATTGCTGGTCTTCAGGCATATAAATTTGGTAAAGTAACAACAATACCATTTACAGAAGAGAACTATTTTCCCCATTCACCTTATCTTGCAATTAAAGCAAATATGGATTCAAAATTACATACACTAGTTCTTTTAGATATAAGGGCTCATGAAAATAGGTATATGACAGCAAACCAGGGAATGGAATATTTGTTGCAAGCAGAAACAGATAAAGAACTAAAAATTGCAACAGAAGAAACTGTGATTGTTGTAGTTGCACGTGCAGGGTCAGTTAATCCTTTAGTACGTGCTGATAAAATTAAAAACCTTATTAACTCTGATTTTGGCGGTCCATTACACTGTCTGATGATTCCAGGTGACCTTCATTTTATGGAAGCAGAAGCTCTTGTTGAACTTGCAGATGCACCTAAAGAACTTTTTGAAGATTTAATTTAG
- a CDS encoding radical SAM protein, with product MNESKFAHMTKVHPCFNEKMHDKVGRIHVPIAPKCNIHCDFCTREINKCEQRPGVASRVMTVDQAVEHVKKVTSEMNIAVVGVAGPGDALFNTETFEFFKRMDTEFPDLIKCMSTNGLLLPEKADEIADLHINTVTVTVNAIDPKIGSKIYSNVFYNGELYTGEEAFNILSKNQLEGIKMLAERGVVVKVNAVLIPGVNDKHILDIAKKVKEQGASLMNVIPLIPMHKFKDTPKPGCAELSEVRDAVEEIIPVFRACTQCRADAYGVPGKEDKHLDMTPSSHY from the coding sequence ATGAATGAATCAAAATTTGCCCATATGACCAAGGTGCATCCATGTTTCAACGAGAAAATGCACGACAAAGTAGGGAGAATACATGTTCCTATCGCACCAAAATGTAATATTCACTGCGACTTCTGTACAAGGGAGATAAATAAATGTGAACAGCGTCCAGGTGTTGCATCTCGTGTAATGACAGTGGATCAGGCAGTGGAACATGTCAAAAAAGTGACTTCAGAAATGAACATAGCAGTTGTGGGAGTTGCCGGGCCAGGAGATGCTCTTTTTAACACTGAAACATTTGAATTTTTTAAACGTATGGATACAGAATTTCCAGATCTCATCAAATGTATGAGTACCAATGGACTTTTACTTCCAGAAAAGGCAGATGAAATAGCAGATCTTCATATAAATACTGTTACTGTTACTGTTAATGCAATTGACCCTAAGATTGGTAGTAAAATATATTCGAATGTATTCTATAACGGTGAACTTTATACTGGAGAAGAGGCTTTCAATATATTATCCAAAAACCAGCTGGAAGGCATAAAAATGCTAGCTGAAAGGGGAGTTGTTGTAAAAGTTAATGCAGTATTAATTCCTGGTGTTAACGATAAACATATATTAGATATCGCAAAGAAGGTTAAAGAACAGGGAGCTTCACTAATGAATGTTATACCTTTAATTCCTATGCACAAATTCAAAGACACTCCTAAACCGGGCTGTGCAGAATTAAGTGAGGTAAGAGATGCTGTTGAAGAGATAATACCTGTTTTTAGGGCTTGTACGCAATGTAGGGCAGATGCTTATGGTGTTCCTGGAAAAGAAGACAAACATCTTGACATGACACCTTCGAGTCATTACTAA
- the mtnA gene encoding S-methyl-5-thioribose-1-phosphate isomerase has translation MKTMYWKDNKLFLIDQTLLPDEIVYHECKTYEDVITAIKTMKVRGAPAIGVAAAFGMVLAEIAGENIEKAADKIKNARPTAVNLSWAVDRVLNSESFIDEAMLMYNEDIQTNKAIGKNGAAVIDDGDTILTHCNAGALACVDYGTALGVLRAANEEGKRIKVICDETRPLCQGARLSVFEMQQEKIPVKLAVDSAAGHLMQKGMVNKVVIGADRVAKGGVANKIGSLLVALAAKRFNIPFYVAAPKSTFDSENSIYDVEIEERDADEVLYFGKCRVAPEGTEIENPAFDIVPSDLITGIITEDGIIKPI, from the coding sequence ATGAAAACAATGTACTGGAAGGATAATAAACTATTTTTAATAGATCAGACCCTCTTGCCCGATGAAATTGTTTATCACGAATGTAAAACTTATGAAGATGTTATAACTGCAATAAAAACTATGAAGGTTCGTGGTGCTCCTGCAATTGGAGTTGCAGCAGCATTTGGAATGGTACTTGCAGAAATTGCTGGAGAAAATATAGAAAAAGCTGCAGATAAAATTAAAAACGCAAGACCAACAGCCGTAAATCTTTCTTGGGCAGTTGATCGGGTTTTAAATTCTGAATCATTCATTGATGAAGCAATGCTCATGTATAATGAGGATATCCAGACCAACAAGGCAATTGGCAAAAATGGGGCAGCAGTGATAGATGATGGAGACACTATATTAACCCATTGTAATGCTGGTGCACTTGCTTGTGTTGATTATGGAACTGCTCTCGGAGTTTTACGTGCTGCAAATGAGGAAGGGAAGAGAATTAAGGTTATATGTGATGAAACACGACCTCTTTGCCAAGGCGCTCGATTGAGTGTATTTGAAATGCAACAAGAAAAAATACCTGTGAAATTGGCTGTGGACAGCGCTGCAGGGCATTTAATGCAAAAAGGTATGGTTAATAAAGTTGTTATTGGTGCAGATAGGGTAGCCAAGGGAGGAGTAGCAAATAAAATAGGCTCATTACTGGTTGCCCTTGCTGCAAAAAGATTTAATATTCCCTTCTATGTTGCAGCGCCTAAAAGCACATTTGACAGTGAAAACTCTATTTATGATGTTGAAATAGAAGAAAGAGATGCTGATGAAGTGTTATACTTTGGTAAATGTAGAGTTGCACCTGAAGGTACAGAAATTGAAAATCCTGCCTTTGATATAGTACCATCAGACCTAATTACAGGTATAATAACGGAAGACGGAATTATCAAACCAATTTAA
- a CDS encoding ABC-2 transporter permease has product MKFTSIAVKDFKELIRDKRGLFFILLFPIFFMMIFGFAFGGFGEGNTPHNIAIVNYDQGTLNTTSGGTVNYGNDLITTLEGLNYENSNVKLFNITTTEDNNAQDLLRKRTVDAEIIIPSNFSNSVASLINNTIQSSTGASLSSGSTSSNITSTILIRGDTGFMGFGVAQGILAGVFEKYQQGVVNTVKNQIAGTPGAEPTKFIDTKVESIPGTSSFTQFDFLAPGMIVFAILLLATTVAAILTREVESGTLERLKMSKMRSFDLLFGGLIPWSLIAGAQVVILLIVAIILGLHWQGSFYSIIIAVFIGIIGGIASIALAMIIASFAKNDRQAANLGTLIVVPTSFLTGAFFPLPQVMVNIIGQSFSIYGLLPWTHTLIALRSVLVFGSGLNSVANEIELSAILTLILFVIGVFLFSKTRLKAEN; this is encoded by the coding sequence ATGAAATTTACAAGTATTGCTGTTAAAGACTTTAAAGAACTGATCAGAGATAAAAGAGGACTATTTTTCATCTTATTGTTCCCTATATTCTTCATGATGATCTTTGGATTTGCATTTGGCGGATTTGGTGAGGGTAATACACCCCATAACATAGCGATTGTAAATTATGATCAAGGAACATTAAACACAACATCTGGTGGAACCGTCAACTATGGGAATGATCTTATCACTACTCTAGAAGGTTTAAATTATGAAAACAGCAACGTGAAGCTGTTTAACATTACAACGACCGAAGACAATAATGCACAAGATCTTCTAAGAAAGAGAACTGTTGATGCTGAAATTATTATTCCTTCAAACTTTTCCAATTCAGTTGCATCGCTCATAAACAATACCATTCAGTCCAGTACAGGAGCATCGTTATCATCCGGTTCAACCAGTAGTAACATTACTTCAACTATACTTATCCGTGGTGATACCGGATTCATGGGATTTGGAGTTGCACAAGGAATATTAGCGGGTGTTTTTGAAAAATATCAACAAGGAGTGGTCAATACTGTCAAAAATCAGATTGCAGGAACTCCTGGAGCAGAACCAACCAAATTTATCGATACTAAAGTTGAATCCATACCTGGAACATCTTCTTTCACACAATTCGATTTCCTAGCTCCGGGTATGATAGTGTTTGCAATTCTTCTTCTTGCAACAACTGTTGCTGCAATTTTAACGAGGGAAGTTGAAAGTGGAACACTAGAAAGGTTAAAAATGTCTAAAATGCGTTCATTCGACCTTTTATTCGGTGGACTAATACCTTGGTCTCTTATTGCAGGTGCACAGGTAGTTATACTTTTGATAGTTGCAATTATATTAGGGTTACACTGGCAAGGAAGTTTCTATTCAATTATCATTGCTGTATTCATAGGAATAATAGGGGGAATCGCATCAATTGCACTGGCAATGATTATCGCATCATTCGCTAAAAACGATAGACAGGCTGCAAACCTTGGTACACTAATAGTAGTGCCTACAAGTTTCCTAACTGGAGCATTCTTCCCACTTCCACAAGTAATGGTTAACATTATTGGCCAAAGCTTTTCGATATATGGATTGCTTCCTTGGACACACACTTTAATTGCGCTTAGATCAGTTTTGGTCTTTGGATCAGGATTGAATTCTGTTGCTAATGAAATTGAATTGAGTGCAATTTTAACATTAATCCTGTTTGTAATCGGAGTATTTTTATTCTCCAAGACTAGATTAAAGGCAGAAAATTAA
- a CDS encoding DUF749 domain-containing protein, whose protein sequence is MFVASLVGVFRFKDLPEKYGPFVQHKALLEKKTIDDEDQIAIVNIAGTESNHVLFLDSYKDVNEIVEELKLVDAELNYNSKKILEGHL, encoded by the coding sequence TTGTTCGTTGCAAGTTTAGTTGGAGTATTCCGTTTTAAAGATCTACCAGAAAAATACGGGCCATTTGTACAGCATAAAGCTTTACTTGAGAAAAAAACCATTGATGATGAGGATCAAATAGCTATAGTGAATATAGCAGGTACAGAAAGTAATCATGTACTGTTTTTAGATTCATACAAGGATGTTAATGAAATAGTGGAAGAATTAAAGTTGGTGGATGCTGAATTAAATTACAACAGCAAAAAAATATTGGAAGGACATTTATGA
- a CDS encoding ABC transporter ATP-binding protein, translated as MMDYMIEAQDLTKKYEGLTAVDNLSIGMKKGEVFGFLGPNGAGKTTSIKMMVGLLRPTSGKVIVNGKDIKNIEKGSIGVCPQELMLWENLTCKESLNLMADMYEVPKNIRDPRVQKLLDDLFLSEKADTVVSKLSGGMKRRLNLALAVIHEPEIVVLDEPSEGLDPQSRRVLWNYIRAMRDVEGKTVILTTHIMDEADQLSDRIAIIDHGKLIRLDTPANLKKEIGEGDVVDMKLFDPLKNQEIINELTAQEDIISVFEVKGRINIRALNAIGKLPKMMQTLENLDVTVEDISVRQNTLEDVFIDLTGTGLRE; from the coding sequence ATTATGGATTATATGATAGAAGCTCAAGATCTAACAAAAAAATATGAGGGCTTAACAGCTGTTGATAATCTTAGTATAGGTATGAAAAAGGGAGAAGTTTTTGGATTTTTAGGACCCAATGGTGCAGGTAAGACAACTTCCATTAAGATGATGGTGGGGCTTTTACGTCCAACAAGTGGTAAGGTAATTGTTAATGGAAAAGATATTAAAAACATTGAAAAGGGATCCATTGGTGTGTGTCCTCAGGAACTTATGCTATGGGAAAATTTAACCTGTAAAGAAAGTCTTAATCTTATGGCCGACATGTATGAAGTCCCGAAAAATATAAGGGATCCAAGGGTTCAGAAACTTTTGGATGATCTATTCCTTTCTGAAAAAGCAGATACTGTGGTTTCTAAGCTTTCAGGGGGTATGAAGAGACGTCTTAACCTTGCACTTGCAGTTATCCATGAACCTGAGATAGTTGTACTAGATGAACCATCAGAGGGTTTAGATCCTCAATCACGTCGTGTTTTATGGAATTATATACGTGCAATGAGAGATGTGGAAGGAAAAACTGTTATTTTAACAACACATATAATGGATGAAGCTGACCAGCTTAGTGATAGGATAGCAATCATAGATCATGGAAAGTTGATTCGCCTGGATACTCCTGCAAACCTAAAAAAAGAAATAGGTGAGGGAGATGTTGTTGATATGAAATTATTTGATCCATTAAAAAATCAGGAAATCATCAATGAACTTACAGCCCAAGAAGATATTATTTCAGTTTTTGAAGTGAAAGGAAGGATCAACATTAGGGCGCTTAATGCAATTGGAAAGTTACCGAAAATGATGCAAACATTGGAAAATTTAGATGTAACTGTAGAAGATATATCAGTACGTCAAAACACACTTGAAGATGTTTTCATAGATCTAACTGGAACAGGATTGAGGGAATAA
- a CDS encoding class I SAM-dependent methyltransferase family protein gives MIGLKVPKNTADRIRRFLLKQSLINLDMKIKRVDDFVYIPLIKMPDDELMEEIKVDNVEIVDTNFEIHKKGPKSLKDYLKNKVDNDKIEDIKKSFDIIGNIVILEIPEDFDDHKYIIGEAALKFTKRNSVYRKISEIKGIVRTRELEYLAGEDVSETVHKEFGSRFMLDVKRVYFSPRLATERKRITDHVKNNEIIVDMFAGIGPFSISIAKKHKVKIYAIDINPYAYKYLKKNINLNKLEGNIIPILGDVEEVLNGLNLRADRIIMNLPGTAWNFLDTAIKSLKPGGILHYYEFASDYQQPIERIIETAYPRKVEILNSRKVKSKSPGVWHMGIDARIY, from the coding sequence ATGATCGGTTTAAAAGTTCCAAAAAACACTGCAGATAGAATTCGTAGATTTCTATTGAAACAATCACTTATAAATCTTGACATGAAAATAAAGCGTGTTGATGACTTTGTTTACATTCCATTAATTAAAATGCCTGATGATGAGTTAATGGAAGAAATAAAAGTTGATAATGTTGAAATTGTTGATACTAATTTTGAAATCCATAAAAAAGGACCTAAAAGCCTTAAAGATTATTTAAAAAATAAAGTAGACAACGATAAAATTGAAGACATAAAAAAATCTTTTGACATAATTGGCAATATTGTAATACTTGAAATTCCAGAAGACTTTGATGACCACAAATATATAATTGGAGAAGCCGCCCTAAAATTCACCAAACGCAACTCGGTATACCGGAAGATCAGTGAAATAAAAGGAATTGTAAGAACAAGGGAACTTGAATATCTAGCTGGCGAAGATGTATCAGAAACCGTTCATAAAGAATTTGGCTCCAGATTCATGCTTGATGTTAAAAGGGTATATTTCAGTCCACGTCTTGCAACTGAACGAAAAAGAATAACAGACCATGTCAAAAATAATGAAATAATAGTTGATATGTTTGCGGGTATAGGTCCATTTTCAATTTCAATTGCAAAAAAACATAAGGTGAAAATTTATGCTATTGATATTAATCCCTATGCGTACAAATATCTAAAAAAGAATATTAATTTAAATAAATTGGAAGGAAATATTATTCCAATTCTAGGCGATGTTGAAGAAGTATTAAATGGTTTAAATTTAAGAGCAGATCGAATTATTATGAACTTACCCGGAACTGCTTGGAATTTTCTTGATACAGCAATTAAATCTCTTAAACCCGGAGGAATTCTTCACTACTATGAATTTGCATCTGATTATCAGCAACCAATTGAAAGGATAATTGAGACTGCCTACCCTCGTAAAGTAGAAATTCTAAATTCAAGGAAGGTTAAATCAAAAAGTCCTGGTGTTTGGCATATGGGTATCGATGCGAGGATATATTAA
- a CDS encoding class I SAM-dependent methyltransferase, whose product MTEKHGHQHHGKSSRDILSAEVILKAADIKKGDKFLDAGCGDGYVSIEASDKVGSDGKVFAVDVYPDSIDIVKNEIQKRNLKNIEAIVADITKKLPLNENSIDLALMSNVLHGFVDGGEVDPVMSNIVNVLKPGGIFAVVEFRKIESSRGPPFHVRISPEEVGNMLKNYEFEVVDSHEIGEYHYMVKGVLKK is encoded by the coding sequence ATGACTGAGAAACATGGACATCAACATCATGGGAAATCATCTAGGGACATACTGAGTGCTGAAGTAATTTTAAAAGCAGCAGATATCAAAAAAGGAGATAAATTCCTTGATGCAGGATGTGGTGATGGTTATGTATCAATTGAAGCATCTGATAAGGTGGGAAGTGATGGTAAAGTTTTTGCTGTTGATGTTTATCCCGATTCAATTGATATTGTGAAAAACGAGATTCAAAAAAGGAACTTAAAAAACATAGAAGCAATTGTAGCGGATATTACCAAAAAGTTACCATTGAATGAAAATTCAATAGACCTTGCTTTGATGTCCAATGTACTACATGGCTTTGTAGATGGAGGCGAAGTAGACCCAGTAATGTCCAATATTGTAAATGTCTTAAAACCTGGTGGTATTTTTGCTGTTGTAGAATTCCGTAAAATTGAAAGTAGTAGAGGACCTCCATTCCATGTAAGAATATCTCCGGAAGAAGTAGGTAACATGCTCAAAAATTATGAATTTGAAGTTGTTGACTCACATGAGATAGGAGAATATCATTATATGGTTAAGGGTGTATTGAAGAAGTGA
- the hdrC gene encoding CoB--CoM heterodisulfide reductase subunit C yields MKTLKRLKNILSGEENKEEEKTETPEGETVTEAKTSTDKKEETPKDNDKTIKSEAKDIAENVNSKVSKTEKKELKPEKSKTDRSGKMTLLEGREEEVITRKNIDEDFKQEIMDAGAESVALCFQCGTCTGACPSGRRTPYRIRNVVRKSVMGLKEEVISDDTIWMCATCYECQERCPRGIKIVDVVKTVRNFAAQAGYMAPAHKMTGSFVIKTGHGVPINDATMALRKSVGLDELPPTTHQFPEALEEVQKIFKATGFDNLIGWNWEKGELE; encoded by the coding sequence ATGAAAACATTAAAACGCTTAAAAAATATATTAAGTGGAGAAGAGAATAAAGAAGAAGAGAAAACAGAGACTCCTGAAGGAGAAACAGTAACTGAAGCAAAAACTTCAACAGATAAAAAAGAAGAAACACCAAAAGATAACGATAAAACAATTAAATCAGAAGCTAAAGATATTGCAGAAAATGTAAACTCTAAAGTTTCAAAAACTGAAAAAAAAGAATTAAAACCTGAAAAATCCAAAACAGATAGGAGTGGTAAGATGACTTTACTCGAAGGAAGAGAAGAAGAAGTGATAACCCGTAAAAATATTGATGAAGATTTCAAACAGGAAATTATGGATGCTGGTGCTGAATCAGTAGCTTTATGTTTCCAGTGTGGTACATGTACCGGTGCATGTCCTTCTGGAAGAAGAACACCTTACAGGATTAGGAATGTTGTAAGAAAGTCTGTTATGGGACTTAAAGAGGAAGTAATATCCGATGATACCATTTGGATGTGTGCAACCTGTTACGAATGCCAGGAAAGATGTCCAAGAGGAATTAAAATTGTGGACGTTGTTAAAACAGTGAGAAACTTCGCTGCACAGGCAGGATACATGGCACCTGCACACAAAATGACTGGTTCATTTGTTATAAAAACAGGACACGGAGTCCCTATTAACGATGCAACAATGGCACTTAGAAAAAGCGTTGGACTCGATGAATTACCACCAACAACCCACCAGTTCCCTGAAGCACTTGAAGAAGTTCAGAAAATATTTAAAGCCACAGGATTCGACAATCTTATTGGCTGGAATTGGGAAAAAGGGGAGCTAGAATAA